One region of Mycobacterium riyadhense genomic DNA includes:
- a CDS encoding type II toxin-antitoxin system Phd/YefM family antitoxin translates to MTATEVKAKILALLDEVAQGEEIEITKHGRTVARLVGATGPHALKGRFSGVAMTAVDEDELFTTGVPWNVS, encoded by the coding sequence ATGACCGCTACGGAGGTGAAGGCGAAGATCCTCGCCTTGCTTGATGAAGTGGCTCAAGGCGAGGAGATCGAAATCACCAAGCACGGCCGCACCGTGGCCCGGCTGGTCGGAGCGACGGGGCCGCACGCGCTGAAGGGTCGGTTCTCGGGTGTGGCGATGACGGCCGTCGATGAAGACGAACTCTTCACCACCGGGGTTCCGTGGAACGTTTCATGA
- a CDS encoding ABC transporter ATP-binding protein: MARVRYCAVTHRYPGADAPAVDDLDLDIDDGEFLVLVGPSGCGKSTTLRMLAGLETVKSGQISIGGVDVTHLPPRARDVAMVFQNYALYPNMTVAANMGFALRNAGMSRADTRQRVLEVASMLELTELLDRKPSKLSGGQRQRVAMGRAIVRRPQVFCMDEPLSNLDAKLRVSTRSQISGLQRQLGTTTVYVTHDQVEAMTMGDRVAVLKDGVLQQVDAPRALYDNPVNTFVATFIGAPAMNLIDVAVTDGVVKSPDLAIPVPRGVIDRVLIGIRPESWGVAPADTPGALTVTVELVEELGFESFVYATPVRPQGWSSRTQRVVFRTDRRTAVTVGESLAIVPHAHEVCFFDARTEERIR; the protein is encoded by the coding sequence ATGGCTAGAGTGCGATATTGCGCGGTTACCCATCGCTATCCCGGCGCCGACGCGCCGGCGGTCGATGACCTGGACCTCGACATCGACGACGGCGAATTTCTGGTGTTGGTTGGCCCTTCCGGTTGCGGCAAGTCCACTACGCTGCGAATGCTCGCCGGGCTGGAAACCGTCAAAAGCGGTCAGATCAGCATTGGCGGCGTGGACGTGACACACCTTCCGCCGCGGGCGCGCGACGTCGCGATGGTGTTCCAGAACTACGCGCTGTACCCGAATATGACCGTGGCCGCCAACATGGGATTCGCGCTGCGAAACGCCGGCATGTCGCGCGCCGACACCCGTCAGCGGGTACTTGAAGTCGCTAGCATGCTGGAACTGACTGAACTGCTTGACCGTAAGCCATCCAAGCTATCCGGCGGCCAGCGTCAACGGGTGGCGATGGGACGGGCGATCGTGCGGCGGCCCCAGGTGTTCTGCATGGATGAGCCGCTATCGAACCTGGATGCCAAGTTGCGGGTGAGCACTCGATCACAGATTTCGGGTTTGCAGCGTCAGCTGGGCACCACCACTGTCTATGTCACCCACGATCAGGTCGAGGCGATGACGATGGGTGATCGGGTCGCTGTGCTTAAAGACGGTGTGCTGCAACAGGTTGACGCGCCGCGCGCACTTTACGACAACCCGGTCAACACATTTGTCGCCACGTTCATCGGGGCGCCGGCGATGAACCTTATCGACGTGGCGGTGACCGACGGCGTGGTGAAATCGCCCGACTTGGCGATACCGGTTCCGCGCGGTGTGATCGACCGGGTGCTGATCGGGATACGGCCGGAGTCGTGGGGCGTGGCCCCCGCGGACACGCCGGGAGCCCTGACCGTGACCGTCGAATTGGTCGAGGAACTCGGCTTCGAATCCTTCGTCTATGCAACGCCGGTCCGGCCGCAAGGGTGGTCATCGCGCACGCAGCGCGTCGTTTTCCGCACCGACCGCCGCACCGCGGTCACCGTGGGTGAATCCCTGGCTATCGTGCCGCACGCGCACGAGGTGTGCTTCTTCGACGCACGGACCGAGGAGCGTATCCGTTAA
- a CDS encoding enoyl-CoA hydratase, translated as MTDDILLIDTDERIRTLTLNRPQARNALSAALRDQFFGALIDAETDDDVDVVIVTGADPVFCAGLDLKELGGQSALPDISPRWPAMTKPVIGAINGAAVTGGLELALYCDILIASEQARFADTHARVGLLPTWGLSVRLPQKVGVGLARRMSMTGDYLSAADALRAGLVTEVVPHDQLLNTARGVAASIVGNNQNAVRALLASYHRIDESQTAEGLWLEAMAAKQFRTSGDDIAANRAAVLERGRSQVR; from the coding sequence ATGACGGACGACATCCTGTTGATCGACACCGACGAGCGGATCCGCACGCTCACCCTCAACCGGCCGCAGGCCCGCAATGCCCTGTCCGCGGCACTGCGCGATCAGTTCTTCGGGGCCCTGATCGACGCCGAGACCGACGACGACGTCGACGTCGTCATCGTCACCGGCGCCGATCCGGTGTTCTGCGCGGGACTGGATCTCAAAGAGCTGGGCGGGCAGTCGGCGCTGCCGGACATCTCACCGCGGTGGCCGGCGATGACCAAGCCGGTGATCGGCGCGATCAACGGCGCCGCGGTCACCGGTGGCCTCGAGCTCGCGCTGTACTGCGACATCCTGATCGCCTCGGAGCAGGCACGCTTCGCCGACACTCACGCCCGAGTGGGCCTGCTACCCACGTGGGGCCTCAGTGTGCGGCTGCCGCAGAAGGTGGGCGTGGGGTTGGCCCGACGGATGAGCATGACCGGGGACTACCTCTCCGCCGCCGACGCGCTGCGCGCCGGCCTGGTTACCGAGGTGGTGCCACACGACCAACTGCTGAACACCGCCCGCGGAGTCGCGGCGTCGATCGTCGGCAACAACCAGAACGCGGTTCGGGCATTGTTGGCCTCCTATCACCGAATCGACGAATCGCAGACCGCCGAGGGGTTATGGCTGGAAGCCATGGCGGCCAAGCAATTTCGGACCAGCGGCGATGACATCGCAGCCAACCGCGCGGCGGTGCTGGAACGCGGCCGCTCCCAGGTGCGTTAA
- a CDS encoding type II toxin-antitoxin system VapC family toxin translates to MTTVLLDTHVAYWWSTEPGRLSQTASQAIEHADELAVAAISWFELAWLAEHERIQLAIPVLSWLQGLAEHVRTIGITPSIAATAVGLPSSFAGDPADRLIYATAVEHGWRLVTKDRRLRGHRHPRPVTVW, encoded by the coding sequence ATGACGACGGTGCTGCTCGACACGCATGTGGCCTACTGGTGGTCGACCGAGCCCGGACGTCTCAGCCAGACCGCGAGCCAGGCCATCGAACATGCCGACGAGCTCGCCGTCGCCGCGATTTCGTGGTTCGAACTGGCTTGGCTTGCCGAACATGAGCGCATCCAACTCGCGATTCCCGTGCTGTCCTGGCTTCAGGGGCTCGCCGAGCATGTTCGCACGATCGGCATCACTCCATCCATCGCCGCTACCGCGGTGGGGCTGCCCTCGTCTTTCGCCGGCGATCCAGCCGACCGGTTGATCTACGCCACTGCTGTCGAACACGGCTGGCGCCTGGTCACCAAGGACCGGCGGCTGCGAGGTCATCGGCACCCGCGCCCAGTCACGGTCTGGTAG